A single genomic interval of Bacillus sp. es.036 harbors:
- a CDS encoding glycoside hydrolase family 32 protein gives MIDYIDFSNRQNRFVTLSDVSNDYLSTIEKIAKEDPFYPSYHLAPHHGLMNDPNGLAFFRGEHHIFYQWFPLGPVHGLKHWYHVSTKDFIHFKDHGIALYPDQLYDSHGCHSGSAFVEGDKMHLFYTGNHLTEESVAIPSQVYGFLNEDQTISKENVMIEGTPPEFSNNFRDPIVFKRDKKYYMLVGGETTKNKGAIALYSGDQPNEMTYRGILQTNFKDAGYMWECPNYFEQNNRGILIFSPQGELSTNKYQYNNVFSVVYCISDVLDVATGKLNAHEYFELDKGFDFYAPQTYEDAYGRRILIGWLGNSKSIYPTDQNMWAHMLTLPREVKVEGNRLLQQPLQELRELREKGQDLQTNHQLTSRSFEMVIEVDQEFEVIFRNEGNETVVFSSNGEEYCLDRSNMTQVYAEEFGTKRYALRKQKEKHQIRLFIDSSSIEIFCDHGETVFTSRMFLEGMNVVCCHGVTGDLYPLNQIVKGTKPDFII, from the coding sequence ATGATTGATTACATTGATTTTTCTAACCGCCAGAATCGTTTCGTTACTTTGTCAGATGTTTCGAATGACTATCTAAGTACGATTGAAAAAATTGCAAAAGAGGATCCGTTTTATCCGAGTTATCATTTAGCACCTCACCATGGGTTAATGAATGATCCAAATGGATTAGCTTTTTTTAGAGGAGAACACCATATCTTCTATCAATGGTTCCCATTAGGGCCTGTTCATGGATTGAAGCATTGGTATCATGTTTCAACGAAAGATTTTATTCATTTTAAAGATCACGGTATCGCTCTTTATCCAGATCAGTTATATGATTCTCACGGGTGTCACTCAGGATCCGCTTTTGTTGAAGGGGATAAGATGCACCTGTTCTATACAGGAAATCATCTAACTGAAGAGAGTGTAGCCATACCTAGTCAGGTGTATGGATTCCTAAATGAAGATCAAACGATATCGAAGGAAAACGTGATGATCGAAGGGACGCCTCCCGAATTCAGCAATAATTTTAGAGATCCGATTGTTTTTAAACGAGACAAGAAATACTACATGCTTGTGGGTGGTGAAACAACTAAGAATAAAGGCGCAATTGCTCTTTATTCAGGAGACCAACCAAATGAAATGACGTATCGTGGCATACTCCAGACGAATTTTAAGGATGCAGGGTATATGTGGGAGTGCCCCAACTATTTTGAACAAAATAATCGAGGTATTCTTATCTTTTCTCCTCAGGGTGAGCTGAGTACAAATAAGTATCAGTATAACAATGTATTTTCGGTGGTGTATTGTATTAGTGATGTATTAGATGTTGCTACGGGTAAACTGAATGCCCACGAATATTTCGAACTAGACAAAGGGTTTGATTTCTATGCTCCACAAACTTATGAGGATGCATATGGAAGAAGGATTCTAATTGGCTGGTTAGGCAATTCAAAGAGCATCTATCCGACAGACCAAAATATGTGGGCTCACATGTTAACGTTGCCGAGAGAAGTTAAGGTTGAGGGGAATCGTTTATTACAACAGCCTCTTCAAGAGCTAAGAGAGCTGAGGGAAAAGGGGCAGGATCTGCAAACGAATCACCAATTAACTTCCCGTTCATTTGAAATGGTCATTGAAGTCGACCAAGAATTTGAAGTTATTTTTAGAAATGAAGGTAATGAAACCGTGGTTTTCTCTTCAAATGGAGAAGAGTATTGTCTTGATCGATCAAATATGACCCAAGTTTATGCTGAAGAATTTGGTACAAAAAGATATGCCTTAAGAAAACAAAAAGAGAAGCATCAAATTCGTCTTTTTATAGATTCCTCAAGCATTGAAATCTTTTGTGATCATGGCGAAACTGTGTTTACGAGTCGAATGTTTTTAGAAGGCATGAATGTCGTATGTTGCCACGGAGTTACAGGTGACTTATATCCTTTAAATCAAATTGTAAAAGGTACAAAACCAGATTTTATTATATGA
- a CDS encoding PTS transporter subunit EIIC — protein MAKNPKTVAHSVLQALGGKENIYRISHCATRLRVELNDDTLLKKETLDSIEGVSGYFYQSGQHQIILGTGFVNKVYAELEKGGVTDSQDSSNEPRNSNNSKIQQLTKTFADIFIPVIPVLIATGLLMGLRGLLVNGFGMELSSTILVLSQVLTDTAFTFIPVLITWSAMKKFGGSPVIGIALGLMLVAPQLPDKWAVSFGEVDPLLFTILGFDIPITGMQSSILPAVFMGWLAAKTEKIARKYIPEMLDLILTPFVTLLFSLILGLVIVGPVILGIENLLTSGIMYFFELPFGIGGFVYGGTIQLLAITGMHHTIVPITVKMVAETGYDLINPIGTAAIAGQAGAALAVVIQQRDKIKRSNMLGSVIPAFFGITEPVMFAINLPKVKPFIYGCLGGAVGGGFASILGIAAAGTGSTMLPGLLLYIGDGFFQYILVILVALATSFLVTFIAYRDKPSAEQPALNLNIKHG, from the coding sequence ATGGCGAAGAATCCTAAAACAGTCGCTCATTCTGTATTACAAGCATTAGGTGGAAAAGAGAATATTTATCGCATCTCACACTGTGCAACAAGATTAAGGGTCGAGCTGAATGATGATACATTGCTTAAGAAAGAAACATTGGATTCAATTGAAGGCGTAAGCGGATATTTTTATCAAAGTGGGCAACATCAAATCATTCTTGGTACTGGTTTTGTAAATAAAGTTTATGCTGAACTTGAAAAAGGGGGAGTTACTGACAGTCAAGACAGCTCTAATGAACCAAGAAATTCAAACAATTCTAAAATCCAACAACTAACAAAAACATTTGCAGATATTTTTATCCCTGTTATTCCCGTTCTCATAGCAACAGGTCTATTGATGGGACTTAGAGGATTACTTGTAAACGGTTTCGGTATGGAACTCTCCTCAACTATTTTAGTGCTGTCTCAAGTACTAACAGATACAGCGTTTACATTCATTCCGGTGTTAATTACCTGGTCTGCTATGAAGAAATTTGGAGGATCACCCGTCATTGGAATAGCCCTCGGCTTAATGCTAGTAGCGCCACAGTTACCGGATAAATGGGCTGTATCTTTCGGGGAAGTAGATCCGCTACTTTTTACAATATTAGGGTTTGATATTCCAATAACAGGTATGCAAAGTTCGATTCTACCTGCTGTCTTTATGGGTTGGTTAGCTGCCAAAACGGAAAAAATCGCGAGAAAATACATTCCTGAGATGCTCGATCTTATATTGACACCATTTGTCACATTACTGTTTTCGTTAATTCTTGGACTTGTTATCGTAGGCCCGGTGATTTTGGGGATAGAAAATTTACTTACTTCTGGCATCATGTATTTCTTTGAACTACCATTTGGGATCGGTGGATTTGTTTATGGAGGTACCATTCAGCTATTAGCGATAACAGGTATGCACCATACGATTGTTCCAATAACCGTAAAGATGGTTGCAGAAACGGGATATGATTTAATCAATCCAATTGGTACGGCAGCAATCGCCGGTCAAGCTGGAGCAGCTCTTGCGGTCGTTATTCAGCAAAGAGATAAGATTAAGCGATCTAATATGTTAGGTTCCGTTATACCTGCTTTCTTTGGTATAACTGAGCCTGTGATGTTCGCGATTAACTTACCTAAAGTAAAGCCATTTATTTACGGTTGTTTAGGTGGCGCTGTCGGCGGTGGGTTTGCTTCGATCTTGGGCATTGCTGCTGCGGGGACTGGTTCGACGATGTTACCGGGGTTATTGTTATATATAGGCGATGGTTTCTTTCAATACATTCTTGTGATTCTAGTTGCATTGGCCACTTCGTTTCTCGTTACGTTCATTGCTTATCGTGACAAACCGTCTGCTGAACAACCTGCATTAAATTTAAATATTAAACATGGCTAA
- a CDS encoding LacI family DNA-binding transcriptional regulator: MKDVAREAGVGLGTVSRVLNNNGPVKETTRRKVERAIEALNYKQNEVARNFKMQQSQSIALIVPTIWHPFFSKFAYHVEKKLSDLGYKMILCNTQNERAKEISYISMLEKNKIDGLIAITYSAELDQYISSHLPIVSIDRHFTKDVVFVTSDNKNGGELAAKELTTRGCKRIAYLGSVSNIENESMKRRLGFETESLSKNVDHCIYELREPVKDIEAVIQRFLKQNPDVDGFFAMNDKWAKVLLRSLKNVGRRVPEDVQVIGFDGVTSSKEDELTFSTIIQPVAEMAEKAVEVLINLIKEQPVEKKNVLPVTFFDGNSTN, encoded by the coding sequence ATGAAAGATGTAGCAAGAGAAGCTGGGGTAGGACTAGGTACTGTTTCACGAGTACTTAACAACAATGGCCCTGTTAAAGAAACAACCCGACGAAAAGTAGAACGAGCGATTGAAGCACTGAATTATAAGCAAAATGAAGTGGCAAGGAATTTCAAAATGCAGCAAAGTCAATCGATCGCTTTGATTGTGCCTACAATTTGGCATCCATTCTTTTCGAAATTTGCCTATCATGTTGAAAAGAAATTGTCTGATCTTGGCTATAAAATGATCCTTTGTAATACTCAAAATGAACGTGCGAAAGAAATAAGCTATATTTCGATGCTTGAAAAAAATAAAATAGATGGGTTAATTGCGATTACCTATAGTGCTGAACTTGATCAATATATTTCAAGTCACCTACCGATTGTAAGCATCGATCGACACTTTACAAAAGATGTCGTGTTTGTCACGAGTGATAATAAGAACGGCGGAGAGCTTGCAGCTAAAGAACTGACGACACGCGGTTGTAAGCGTATTGCTTATTTAGGTAGTGTATCAAACATTGAAAATGAATCGATGAAACGACGGCTTGGATTTGAAACTGAGAGTTTAAGCAAAAATGTTGATCACTGTATTTACGAATTAAGAGAGCCTGTCAAAGACATTGAAGCGGTCATCCAACGGTTTTTAAAACAAAACCCTGATGTGGATGGATTTTTTGCCATGAATGATAAGTGGGCGAAAGTATTGTTGCGATCCCTAAAAAATGTAGGAAGAAGAGTTCCTGAGGATGTTCAAGTGATTGGTTTTGATGGCGTTACTTCCAGTAAGGAAGATGAATTAACTTTTTCAACAATCATCCAACCTGTTGCTGAGATGGCTGAAAAAGCAGTAGAAGTACTTATTAATCTAATTAAGGAACAGCCGGTTGAAAAGAAAAATGTTCTTCCAGTTACCTTTTTTGATGGAAATAGTACAAATTAA
- a CDS encoding PQQ-dependent sugar dehydrogenase, whose translation MRIIGVIGVFLLLVACSSHEPNDRSDEHVAEENYDEEPFIENLDVPWEITRSEETFYLTERSGMMANVTNRLERQSLQLSKEIHSEGEGGLLGLALSEDFQESQIAFLYHTYLEDGKTLNRVVKVRLEEGVWTETAELLGEIPGSQFHNGGRLKLGPDGMLYITTGDAGEPDLAQNKESLAGKILRMDVEGNVPEDNPFKGSYVYSYGHRNPQGLAWNDEGQLFSSEHGQSAHDEINQIDPGNNYGWPVIEGDEVADGMTQPLYHSGNDTWAPSGMVFWNDQLYVACLRGEAIRSFQLKGQGTTVVKEGIGRVRSLFLDEENLYAITNNKDGRGDPVKEDDRMIKVNVE comes from the coding sequence GTGAGAATAATAGGAGTGATCGGAGTATTTCTCCTTTTGGTAGCATGCTCTAGTCATGAACCTAACGATCGTTCTGATGAGCATGTGGCAGAGGAAAATTATGATGAGGAACCATTTATAGAAAATTTGGATGTTCCGTGGGAAATCACACGATCTGAAGAAACATTTTATCTAACGGAACGTTCTGGCATGATGGCAAACGTTACAAATCGTTTGGAACGGCAGTCTCTGCAACTTTCAAAAGAGATCCATAGCGAAGGAGAAGGGGGTCTTTTAGGTCTGGCTCTATCAGAAGATTTTCAAGAATCGCAAATAGCTTTTCTCTATCACACTTATTTAGAGGATGGGAAAACATTGAATAGGGTAGTTAAAGTTCGATTAGAAGAAGGGGTGTGGACGGAAACCGCTGAGCTTCTTGGGGAAATACCAGGGTCGCAATTCCACAATGGTGGGAGACTTAAATTAGGACCGGACGGCATGCTTTATATTACAACTGGCGATGCCGGTGAACCAGATCTAGCTCAAAATAAAGAAAGTTTGGCGGGTAAAATTCTTCGTATGGATGTAGAGGGGAACGTTCCTGAAGACAACCCATTTAAAGGCTCCTATGTTTACTCGTATGGCCATCGAAATCCGCAGGGACTTGCCTGGAATGATGAAGGACAGCTTTTTAGCTCTGAGCATGGGCAGTCTGCACATGATGAAATCAACCAAATTGATCCAGGAAATAATTACGGCTGGCCTGTGATTGAAGGTGATGAAGTTGCTGATGGGATGACACAGCCACTTTATCATTCTGGTAACGACACTTGGGCTCCGTCAGGAATGGTTTTTTGGAATGATCAATTGTATGTCGCTTGCTTACGAGGTGAGGCAATTCGGTCGTTTCAGCTTAAAGGACAGGGAACAACAGTTGTAAAAGAAGGAATTGGACGAGTTCGTTCATTATTTTTAGATGAGGAAAACTTATATGCGATCACGAATAATAAAGATGGGCGAGGGGATCCCGTTAAAGAAGATGATCGGATGATAAAGGTAAATGTGGAATAG
- a CDS encoding VOC family protein produces MTPILNRVGAVFIPVKNTEDAKKWYCDLLGLQADGDIIAGHLYIVPMNGTGLVLDSKIYSSESIFQTPAFHFDTKDIEAAFSFMKEKGIELVTEIENGHWFNFKDPDGNVLMICE; encoded by the coding sequence TTGACCCCAATCTTAAATCGAGTTGGTGCGGTCTTTATCCCAGTAAAAAACACCGAGGATGCAAAAAAATGGTACTGTGATTTGCTTGGCCTCCAGGCAGATGGGGATATTATAGCTGGACACCTTTATATTGTTCCTATGAATGGGACTGGACTTGTGCTTGATAGTAAAATATATTCATCCGAAAGCATATTCCAAACACCTGCGTTTCATTTTGATACGAAAGACATTGAAGCTGCCTTTTCCTTTATGAAGGAAAAGGGGATTGAACTTGTGACGGAAATTGAAAACGGTCATTGGTTTAATTTTAAGGATCCTGACGGAAATGTATTAATGATTTGTGAGTGA
- a CDS encoding cell wall hydrolase: MPRVKYTSSDVNLMARMMRAEAEGEGQQGMLYVGNVIVNRAQAECLDFVGLRTIPQVIYQVQGGNYSFEAVQKGNVFYNRARSVEKRLAKKNLDYWREHPGKYALWYFNPYAPCPPTWYGQPFAGQFKNHCYYEPEAGTCASVYN, from the coding sequence ATGCCAAGAGTTAAATACACAAGTTCAGACGTTAATTTAATGGCTAGAATGATGAGAGCGGAAGCTGAAGGTGAAGGTCAGCAAGGAATGTTGTATGTAGGAAATGTCATTGTGAACCGTGCACAAGCAGAATGTTTAGACTTTGTAGGTCTGAGAACAATTCCCCAAGTGATTTATCAAGTGCAGGGAGGGAATTATTCCTTTGAGGCTGTTCAAAAAGGGAATGTCTTTTATAACAGAGCAAGGTCTGTTGAAAAACGGTTAGCAAAAAAGAACTTGGATTATTGGAGAGAACATCCAGGGAAATATGCTCTTTGGTATTTCAATCCTTATGCTCCTTGTCCTCCTACCTGGTACGGGCAACCTTTTGCAGGTCAATTTAAAAATCATTGTTATTATGAACCAGAAGCTGGCACGTGTGCTAGTGTTTATAACTAA
- a CDS encoding alpha/beta fold hydrolase — protein MKITHSKDGTTLAYDVYGNGPALIYITGASCHRSFKPIVRDAKIFASEFTVYNYDRRGRGDSGDTLPYSIEREIEDIEAMIDAAGGRAHLYGHSSGAVIALEAALRLGNKVQKVTMYDTPYVSDEKERSEYKKLSQKIYKLLDNENNSKAMLTFLKGIGMPKVFVLFLPLFPGWKTTKALAPTLAYDITLTQDMPPLERATQISIPTQIIVGEKSPTSINNVGRKLTKAIPNAKFVQLAKQDHMVNGKKLLPILSNFLK, from the coding sequence ATGAAAATAACCCATTCAAAAGACGGCACAACTTTGGCATATGATGTCTACGGTAATGGTCCAGCGCTCATTTACATAACAGGAGCAAGCTGTCATCGCTCATTTAAGCCCATAGTGCGAGATGCCAAAATATTTGCCTCTGAATTCACAGTTTACAATTACGACCGCCGTGGACGCGGCGATAGTGGTGACACACTCCCTTATTCTATAGAACGTGAAATCGAAGATATCGAAGCTATGATTGACGCGGCAGGAGGCAGGGCGCATTTGTATGGCCATTCTTCTGGTGCTGTGATCGCACTTGAAGCAGCACTTCGACTTGGCAACAAAGTGCAAAAAGTAACTATGTATGATACGCCATATGTAAGTGATGAGAAGGAAAGAAGCGAATACAAAAAATTAAGCCAAAAAATATACAAACTTCTCGATAACGAAAATAATTCAAAAGCAATGCTTACCTTTTTAAAGGGGATTGGGATGCCAAAAGTATTTGTTTTATTTTTACCGTTATTTCCTGGTTGGAAAACTACGAAAGCTCTAGCTCCAACCCTTGCTTATGATATTACTCTAACTCAGGATATGCCACCCCTTGAACGAGCTACTCAAATTTCTATACCTACACAAATAATCGTTGGCGAAAAAAGCCCGACCTCAATAAATAATGTTGGTCGAAAACTAACAAAGGCAATTCCAAACGCAAAGTTTGTACAACTTGCAAAGCAAGACCATATGGTTAACGGAAAAAAACTACTGCCCATACTTTCGAACTTTCTCAAGTAA
- a CDS encoding DUF1569 domain-containing protein → MNNIFEIKHTDEILNRIENLNVNSQAKWGEMDVSQMLAHCTSFQDIAMGDSFPKRGLLGLLVGRFAKPIFYNDKPLDQNMPTTPTILITSKRDFEVEREKLKQKIITFQKNGPESCTDHPHPFFGKLTSEQWGKGIYKHLDHHLKQFGV, encoded by the coding sequence ATGAATAATATTTTCGAGATCAAGCATACAGATGAAATATTAAATCGTATCGAAAACTTAAATGTAAATTCACAAGCAAAATGGGGTGAAATGGATGTTTCTCAAATGTTAGCTCATTGCACATCTTTCCAAGATATCGCAATGGGAGATTCTTTCCCTAAAAGAGGTTTGTTAGGATTATTAGTAGGTAGATTTGCAAAACCCATCTTTTATAATGACAAACCTTTAGACCAAAATATGCCGACTACTCCAACCATTTTAATTACATCTAAAAGAGATTTTGAAGTTGAAAGAGAAAAACTAAAACAAAAAATAATAACATTTCAAAAGAATGGACCAGAGTCTTGTACAGATCATCCACATCCTTTTTTCGGAAAACTTACTTCCGAACAATGGGGAAAAGGCATCTACAAGCATCTTGACCACCATTTAAAACAATTTGGAGTTTAG
- a CDS encoding DUF3953 domain-containing protein codes for MKIIRIILATIVVSLSIYGLITGTAEIILPYLMLSMGGMFLVMGVTEFQKRKPVAFTSFLVAGFSIFVGISTFLSNLA; via the coding sequence GTGAAAATAATTAGAATAATTTTGGCAACTATTGTAGTTTCTCTATCTATTTATGGTTTGATAACTGGAACAGCTGAAATTATATTGCCTTATTTAATGCTATCAATGGGTGGAATGTTTCTTGTTATGGGGGTTACTGAATTTCAAAAACGAAAACCAGTCGCTTTCACATCATTCCTTGTTGCTGGATTTAGTATTTTCGTTGGGATTTCTACTTTTTTAAGTAATCTAGCGTAA